The following coding sequences lie in one Mercenaria mercenaria strain notata chromosome 5, MADL_Memer_1, whole genome shotgun sequence genomic window:
- the LOC123558650 gene encoding homeobox protein CDX-4-like, with translation MTGVYGYNMPTGFQGGASPGFGSMSAGKTSSESTISGFHPYTGYSACSLRNVYGTNVGTELCAGNNVSCATEPGNYFSGSEHILGTDAFLANNLYCQDFLPLNAKYQQGSFQQAFNANLLQNLCVSKAEVGSSFPVSSATARKDRNHPFYWRKRVEPAEGMTRTKDKYRVVYTEKQRKGLEREYNTNKFITTERKAKISEELNLSERQIKIWFQNRRAKERRDSRKSKEIEQTGKCNEDDNSVDKPFPNSLAGTNFSTSCRFTGNAAQSEERLYHSGQCRFINHSESDRFSTNRSSNACLFESRDSESLTHSVTPFELNRSVENKFITSLDVSPLTGNLNFDFGLRL, from the exons ATGACTGGGGTATATGGATACAACATGCCTACTGGATTTCAGGGTGGAGCCAGTCCTGGATTCGGGTCGATGTCGGCTGGCAAAACATCCTCTGAGTCAACAATCAGCGGTTTTCATCCTTACACAGGTTACAGCGCATGCAGTCTAAGAAATGTGTATGGAACAAATGTTGGAACAGAGCTTTGTGCTGGGAACAATGTCTCTTGCGCTACAGAGCCGGGAAACTACTTTTCAGGCAGTGAACACATTTTGGGGACGGACGCCTTTTTAGCAAACAATTTGTATTGCCAAGACTTTTTACCACTTAACGCTAAATATCAACAAGGAAGCTTCCAACAAGCATTCAATGCAAACTTGCTACAGAATCTTTGTGTGTCAAAAGCCGAAGTGGGATCCAGCTTTCCAGTTTCTTCGGCTACCGCCAGAAAAGACCGAAACCATCCTTTTTACTGGCGAAAGCGCGTGGAACCAGCGGAAGGTATGACTAGAACCAAGGATAAATACAGGGTGGTTTACACAGAGAAACAGAGAAAGGGACTGGAAAGAGAATACAACACAAACAAATTCATTACAACAGAGAGGAAGGCAAAGATTTCAGAAGAACTAAATTTGTCTGAAAGACAG ataaagaTATGGTTTCAAAACCGAAGAGCGAAAGAGAGAAGAGATTCTAGAAAAAGCAAAGAAATAGAACAAACAGGGAAATGTAATGAAGACGATAACAGTGTTGACAAGCCTTTTCCAAACAGTTTAGCCGGAACCAATTTCTCTACTTCCTGTCGTTTTACCGGAAATGCTGCCCAATCCGAAGAGAGGTTATACCATTCCGGACAATGTCGCTTCATTAATCATTCTGAATCGGACAGATTCAGCACGAATAGATCTTCAAACGCTTGTCTCTTTGAATCACGTGATTCTGAATCACTGACACATTCTGTAACTCCATTTGAACTGAACAGATCAGTTGAAAACAAGTTCATCACGTCATTAGATGTTTCACCATTGACAGggaatttaaattttgatttcgGACTGAGATTGTAA